In one window of Dyella thiooxydans DNA:
- a CDS encoding glucosyltransferase domain-containing protein encodes MRAVFWRLLGLLAFVLYPILRADRPYNDDLKRALLGRASWDSNGRPLTTLLMRALQAYDHTMVDIAPLPQIGAVLLLAWIGSRIAVRYTRASPWLAALLVFPLGAQPFFLENLSYRFDALSMALAVLLAAWPLLLPDGRKPWQRGVLCLFAALCLYQPATNVFLVLALLEAWQIQDRDRSPAAWLRQLGRRALQWLVAMGVYELLVGMHISGWVRRQATPIQGLHELPLLGHNFVLFYGFVADAFNAHWWSVFLPVLAVLALAPVAIGLRHARGRTPMATVALGLVALAMPLAVMVAALGPMLVLREPEIRPRVLIGLGALLVAGLIAAHELLCRWRHGSRVSAALAGVLAAAMLVVASADGNAMAAQQRMERHVAARLADDLSVLASGHAITALHVSGATGFAPLAEHAAVEFPLLRTLVPGYLTEADLFGTSGFLMDYLPQWVDARKPDSIRTQPEETAALTRCMATPLRQAAGYRLCLDGDVARVELLPAALPSRAQRR; translated from the coding sequence GTGCGTGCCGTCTTCTGGCGGCTGCTCGGGCTACTGGCTTTCGTGCTTTATCCCATCCTGCGCGCCGACCGTCCCTACAACGACGACCTCAAGCGCGCATTGCTGGGACGGGCCAGCTGGGATTCCAACGGCCGTCCGCTCACCACGCTGCTGATGCGCGCACTGCAGGCCTACGACCACACCATGGTCGACATCGCGCCGCTGCCGCAGATCGGCGCGGTGCTGTTGCTCGCCTGGATCGGCTCGCGCATCGCCGTGCGCTATACCCGCGCCTCGCCCTGGCTGGCCGCACTGCTGGTTTTCCCGCTGGGCGCGCAGCCGTTCTTCCTCGAAAACCTGTCCTACCGCTTCGACGCCCTGAGCATGGCGCTGGCCGTGCTGCTGGCGGCCTGGCCGCTGTTGCTGCCGGACGGTCGCAAGCCCTGGCAGCGCGGCGTGCTCTGTCTGTTTGCCGCCCTGTGCCTGTACCAGCCCGCCACCAACGTGTTCCTGGTGCTCGCGCTGCTGGAGGCGTGGCAGATCCAGGATCGCGACCGCTCGCCGGCGGCGTGGCTGCGCCAGCTCGGCCGCCGCGCGTTGCAGTGGCTGGTGGCGATGGGGGTCTACGAGTTGCTGGTGGGGATGCACATCAGCGGCTGGGTGCGGCGCCAGGCCACCCCGATCCAGGGACTGCATGAGCTGCCGCTGCTGGGTCACAACTTCGTCCTGTTCTACGGTTTCGTTGCCGATGCGTTCAATGCGCACTGGTGGAGCGTGTTCCTGCCGGTGCTGGCCGTGCTCGCGTTGGCGCCGGTCGCGATCGGGCTGAGGCACGCGCGCGGCAGGACGCCCATGGCGACGGTCGCGCTGGGCCTCGTGGCGCTGGCCATGCCGCTGGCGGTCATGGTGGCGGCGCTGGGGCCGATGCTGGTGCTGCGCGAGCCCGAGATCCGGCCGCGCGTGCTGATCGGCCTGGGCGCGCTGCTGGTGGCCGGGCTGATCGCCGCGCACGAGCTGCTCTGCCGCTGGCGCCATGGCTCGCGGGTGAGCGCGGCGCTGGCCGGCGTGCTGGCGGCGGCGATGCTGGTCGTCGCCAGTGCGGACGGCAATGCCATGGCCGCGCAGCAGCGCATGGAGCGTCACGTTGCGGCGCGGCTCGCCGACGATCTGTCGGTCCTGGCGTCCGGTCATGCGATCACGGCGTTGCACGTATCCGGCGCGACCGGGTTCGCGCCGCTGGCCGAGCATGCGGCGGTCGAGTTTCCGCTGCTGCGGACACTGGTGCCGGGCTACCTCACCGAGGCCGACCTGTTTGGTACCAGCGGTTTCCTGATGGACTACCTGCCGCAGTGGGTGGACGCCCGCAAGCCGGACAGCATCCGCACGCAGCCGGAGGAGACCGCTGCGCTCACCCGTTGCATGGCGACACCGCTGCGGCAGGCCGCCGGCTATCGGCTGTGCCTGGACGGCGACGTGGCACGGGTGGAGTTGCTGCCGGCCGCGCTGCCATCGAGAGCCCAGCGGCGCTGA
- a CDS encoding YadA family autotransporter adhesin — protein sequence MCSQSTSQNQLACGSGSSAGGYGSTADGLSANASGNWSVAVGYSSQSAGSSGTALGSSSSASGPLSTALGNWSQASGNSSTASGAYSTATGDFSIAAGRDTTASGFGSQASGGAANAAGNGDIALGTQATTYSATPSGGNIAIGSSTGSLGGGFGGTSTTATGGNSVALGTGAQSTYAGSVALGAGSVTSATDQVSVGSAGQTRTIANVSAGVNATDAVNVAQLDASVASATGTVQTAATQAQTMATQAQTTASQAQSTATQAQSTADSAMQLGQQNAVQIQAMVNGQMGVCRVNQGALECSVQGQAATHAAGQGAVAVGGGASADGDGAMAQGQGAVARFAGSVAIGAGAQANADPTTAVGNNAIANGNNAVALGANAVANGENSVALGQGSVANADNTVSVGSDTLQRQITNVAPGTRGTDAVNLDQLNQVGIGVLGQARRYAARAAAQAMALPTVAIPAGRASGLAVSAASYAGYGALGVEYAHTVSAHLQLQFGTSVASGGDSAARATAIMSW from the coding sequence GTGTGTTCGCAGAGCACGAGCCAGAACCAGCTGGCATGCGGCAGCGGTAGCTCTGCCGGAGGCTACGGCAGCACGGCCGATGGTCTGAGCGCCAACGCGTCGGGCAACTGGAGCGTGGCAGTCGGGTATTCCAGTCAATCCGCCGGAAGCAGCGGCACGGCGCTGGGCAGCAGCAGCAGCGCAAGCGGACCGCTGAGCACGGCGCTGGGTAATTGGAGCCAGGCCAGCGGAAACAGCAGCACGGCTTCGGGCGCATACAGCACGGCTACCGGGGACTTCAGCATCGCCGCAGGACGCGATACCACCGCCAGCGGTTTCGGCAGCCAGGCAAGCGGTGGCGCGGCGAATGCGGCGGGCAACGGCGATATCGCCCTGGGCACGCAGGCAACTACTTATAGTGCCACCCCCAGCGGAGGCAATATCGCCATCGGTAGCTCGACCGGCAGTTTGGGCGGCGGCTTCGGCGGGACGTCGACCACCGCCACGGGCGGCAACAGCGTGGCATTGGGAACGGGGGCGCAATCGACCTATGCCGGCTCGGTGGCGTTGGGTGCCGGCAGCGTTACCAGCGCTACCGATCAGGTGAGTGTAGGTAGCGCTGGCCAGACCCGCACCATCGCCAACGTGAGCGCCGGCGTGAACGCGACCGATGCCGTCAACGTGGCGCAGCTCGACGCCTCGGTCGCCAGCGCCACCGGGACGGTGCAAACGGCCGCGACGCAGGCCCAGACCATGGCCACTCAGGCCCAGACTACCGCTAGCCAGGCCCAGAGTACGGCGACTCAGGCGCAGTCCACGGCCGACTCCGCGATGCAACTGGGGCAGCAGAACGCGGTGCAGATCCAGGCCATGGTGAATGGACAGATGGGGGTATGCCGGGTCAACCAGGGGGCACTGGAATGCTCAGTGCAAGGACAGGCTGCCACCCACGCAGCCGGCCAGGGCGCGGTGGCCGTCGGTGGCGGCGCTTCGGCGGACGGTGACGGCGCGATGGCGCAAGGCCAGGGGGCGGTGGCGCGGTTCGCCGGTTCGGTGGCGATCGGCGCGGGCGCCCAGGCGAACGCCGATCCGACCACCGCGGTGGGCAACAACGCGATTGCCAATGGCAACAATGCCGTGGCACTGGGAGCCAATGCGGTCGCCAACGGCGAGAATTCGGTCGCGCTGGGTCAGGGATCGGTGGCCAATGCCGACAACACGGTGAGCGTGGGCAGCGACACGCTGCAACGCCAGATCACCAACGTGGCGCCAGGGACGAGGGGCACCGATGCGGTGAATCTCGATCAGCTCAACCAGGTCGGCATCGGCGTGCTGGGTCAGGCACGCCGTTATGCCGCACGTGCCGCTGCCCAGGCGATGGCCCTGCCCACCGTGGCGATCCCGGCAGGGCGCGCCAGCGGGCTGGCGGTGAGTGCGGCCTCCTATGCCGGCTACGGTGCGCTGGGTGTCGAATATGCCCACACGGTCAGCGCGCATCTGCAGTTGCAGTTCGGCACGTCGGTCGCTTCCGGTGGCGACAGCGCTGCGCGCGCGACCGCCATCATGAGCTGGTAG
- a CDS encoding glutathione S-transferase family protein, which translates to MNPALPLLIGRSSSHFTRVVRIVAAELGVDLAFQPVYDLGSRDSADYGGNPAMKLPVLRLGSETVFGTENICRTLAERFPGEVRILWTEQLPGPAARNAQEMVWHAMAAQVQLVFGTQAAGLPADNLYFVKAAEGMAQVLAWLDAHVDEVLAGLPPRQLSLLEITLFCLLEHLDFRPTVPLLPYVSLASHVQRLGQRFSARHTAYHFDRPPG; encoded by the coding sequence GTGAACCCAGCCCTACCCCTGTTGATCGGTCGCAGCAGCTCCCACTTCACCCGCGTTGTGCGCATCGTCGCGGCCGAGCTGGGCGTCGACCTGGCTTTCCAGCCGGTCTACGACCTCGGTTCGCGCGACAGCGCCGATTACGGCGGCAACCCGGCGATGAAGCTGCCGGTGCTGCGGCTCGGTAGCGAGACGGTGTTCGGCACCGAGAACATCTGCCGCACCCTGGCCGAGCGCTTCCCGGGTGAAGTCCGCATCCTGTGGACCGAGCAGTTGCCCGGGCCCGCCGCACGCAATGCGCAGGAAATGGTCTGGCACGCGATGGCGGCGCAGGTGCAACTGGTGTTCGGTACGCAGGCGGCCGGGTTGCCCGCGGACAACCTCTACTTCGTCAAGGCGGCAGAGGGCATGGCGCAGGTGCTGGCCTGGCTCGATGCGCACGTCGACGAGGTGCTGGCCGGGTTGCCGCCGCGCCAGCTGAGCCTGCTGGAGATCACGCTGTTCTGCCTGCTCGAACACCTGGATTTCCGCCCGACGGTACCGCTCCTGCCGTATGTGTCGCTGGCCTCGCATGTCCAGCGTCTCGGCCAGCGCTTCTCTGCACGCCACACGGCTTATCACTTCGACCGCCCTCCGGGCTGA
- a CDS encoding amidase: MFDEYAQHDATALAALISRREVSAGEVLDAALARAAQVNPALAAICLPMAPIARERAAGPLAGPFAGVPFLLKDMAQDYAGVPSPSGSRALRHWVPDHYSEVVRRFLDAGLVVFGKTASPEFALKAETSPRVWPQPTRNPWDPARTPGGSSGGAAAAVAAGIVPVAGASDGGGSIRIPASYCGLFGLRPSRGRVPNGPDDAEHWEGASSHHVISRSVRDSARMLDAIAGPEHGAPFVIAPPSQPWAGAIARPPRRLRIGFSTRSPLGTPVHPQCVAAVERAAALLADLGHHVEEAAPAVDGPDLARCYVTMYFGQTAAAMARARALTGAGNDGFELETRILGLLGRAVSAGEYVSRHARWNRFSHALADFHQRYDLYLTPTTAQPPNRIGELDTPPGQQRLARRVLALRAGRLLMLTGMVDELVETSLSRVPFTQLSNLTGTPSMSVPLHWAAVEEGGPELPFGVQFVAPFGDEATLLQLAAQLEQAAPWGGRRPPEP; the protein is encoded by the coding sequence ATGTTCGACGAGTACGCACAGCACGATGCCACCGCGCTGGCCGCGCTGATCTCACGCCGCGAGGTCTCCGCCGGTGAAGTGCTGGACGCCGCGCTGGCACGGGCGGCGCAGGTGAATCCTGCGCTGGCGGCGATCTGCCTGCCGATGGCGCCGATCGCGCGCGAGCGGGCGGCAGGGCCGCTGGCCGGTCCGTTCGCCGGCGTGCCGTTCCTGCTCAAGGACATGGCGCAGGACTACGCCGGTGTGCCCAGTCCTTCCGGCAGCCGTGCACTGCGTCACTGGGTGCCGGACCATTACAGCGAGGTGGTCCGGCGCTTCCTCGACGCGGGCCTGGTGGTGTTCGGCAAGACCGCCTCGCCGGAGTTCGCGCTGAAGGCGGAGACCTCGCCGCGCGTGTGGCCGCAGCCCACGCGCAACCCCTGGGATCCCGCGCGCACGCCGGGTGGCTCCTCGGGCGGCGCGGCCGCGGCGGTGGCCGCCGGCATCGTGCCGGTGGCCGGTGCTTCGGACGGCGGAGGCTCGATCCGCATTCCTGCGTCCTACTGCGGCCTGTTCGGGCTGCGCCCCTCGCGCGGACGCGTGCCGAACGGGCCTGACGATGCCGAGCACTGGGAGGGAGCTTCGAGCCATCACGTGATCAGCCGCAGCGTGCGCGACTCGGCCCGCATGCTCGACGCCATCGCCGGTCCGGAACATGGCGCGCCGTTCGTCATCGCGCCGCCCTCGCAACCCTGGGCCGGCGCGATCGCCCGGCCACCCCGGCGTCTGCGCATCGGCTTCAGTACGCGCTCGCCGCTGGGCACGCCGGTGCATCCGCAATGCGTGGCCGCGGTCGAGCGCGCGGCGGCGTTGCTGGCGGATCTCGGACACCACGTGGAGGAGGCAGCGCCCGCGGTCGATGGCCCGGACCTGGCGCGCTGCTACGTCACCATGTACTTCGGCCAGACCGCGGCGGCGATGGCCCGGGCGCGGGCGCTGACCGGTGCCGGGAACGACGGTTTTGAACTGGAGACCCGGATCCTCGGCCTGCTCGGACGGGCCGTGAGCGCGGGGGAGTACGTCAGCCGGCATGCGCGCTGGAACCGCTTCAGCCATGCGCTGGCGGACTTCCACCAGCGCTACGACCTGTACCTCACGCCGACCACCGCGCAACCACCCAACCGTATCGGCGAGCTCGACACGCCGCCGGGCCAGCAGCGACTGGCCCGGCGGGTACTCGCGTTGCGCGCCGGTCGCCTGTTGATGCTCACCGGCATGGTCGACGAACTGGTGGAAACCAGCCTCTCGCGCGTGCCGTTCACCCAGTTGTCCAACCTCACCGGCACGCCGAGCATGTCGGTGCCGCTGCACTGGGCGGCAGTCGAGGAAGGTGGCCCGGAGCTCCCGTTCGGTGTGCAGTTCGTCGCGCCTTTCGGTGACGAGGCGACGCTGTTGCAACTGGCCGCCCAGCTCGAGCAGGCTGCGCCGTGGGGCGGTCGCCGGCCGCCCGAGCCGTGA
- the pbpC gene encoding penicillin-binding protein 1C, which yields MKTDPAKKPPRHPRLRRWLLRLGIAAGVLLLVAAILDRVFPLPLPKPDGGSTVVLARDGTPLRAFADSDGVWRYPVTVDSVSPLYLTALMGYEDRWFYRHPGVNPYALARGLAGGLLHGHIVSGGSTLTMQVARIIEPIPHTFGGKFIQILRALQLEAHLSKRQILELYLNHAPFGGPIQGVDAASWAYLGKPAAQLSRAEAALLAVLPQAPSRLRPDRHPDAARVARDKVLARLRDEGIWTAAQVRAARIEPVVARSLRAPLSAALLAERLHREQPRARRITTTIDANLQRAAEDRVSDYLPRLPRHTTAALLVVDNATHEARVYLGTSDFADPDRHGYVDMVQAPRSPGSTLKPFLYGLALDDGLITSESLLVDAPQDFDGYQPGNFDEAFSGPVGVAEALQRSLNVPAVDVLDRVGPNRFVARLAAGGVDLGLPAGAKPNLSIILGGAATTLENLVGAYSAFADRGVAAAPRYTRQQPLQARRLLSPGAAWIIRDILAHNPADVEGAPLAGAVNRHAAVAWKTGTSYGYRDAWAIGVTDQFTIGVWIGRPDGTPSPGQYGAVTALPLLFRIADMLPARGAAVRFAQPASVRSQVICWPLGSAQADTDPTQCRQRRTAWVLDGVVPPTFAERGLDAWSAGLLSLRVDGKGRRLSATCRGQGEHVERIARWPALASPWLDADDRAASDLPPLAPGCPADSLDDGEPIRIAGIANGTRLRRAPNSSEPLRVTLRALGASGTVQWLLDGRLQGTTQDTHSILLQLGQPGGHTITALSARGAWSSLRVDVAAP from the coding sequence ATGAAGACAGACCCCGCCAAAAAGCCTCCCCGGCACCCCCGCCTGCGACGCTGGCTGCTTCGCCTCGGCATCGCGGCGGGCGTGCTACTGCTCGTGGCCGCGATTCTCGACCGCGTGTTCCCGCTGCCGCTGCCGAAGCCCGACGGCGGCAGCACGGTGGTGCTGGCGCGGGACGGCACCCCGCTGCGCGCGTTCGCCGACAGCGATGGCGTGTGGCGCTACCCGGTCACCGTGGACAGCGTGTCGCCGCTGTACCTCACCGCGCTGATGGGCTACGAGGACCGCTGGTTCTACCGTCATCCGGGGGTGAACCCCTACGCCTTGGCGCGTGGCCTCGCGGGTGGCTTGCTGCATGGGCACATCGTTTCGGGCGGCTCGACCCTGACCATGCAGGTGGCGCGGATCATCGAGCCGATCCCGCACACCTTCGGCGGCAAGTTCATCCAGATCCTGCGCGCACTGCAGCTCGAAGCGCACCTGAGCAAGCGGCAGATCCTCGAGCTGTACCTCAACCATGCCCCCTTCGGCGGGCCGATCCAGGGCGTGGATGCCGCCTCATGGGCCTACCTGGGCAAGCCGGCGGCGCAACTGTCGAGGGCCGAGGCGGCCCTGCTGGCGGTGTTGCCGCAGGCACCGAGCCGGTTGCGTCCGGACCGTCACCCCGACGCGGCGCGTGTGGCTCGTGACAAGGTATTGGCGCGGCTGCGCGACGAGGGCATCTGGACCGCCGCGCAGGTGCGCGCGGCGCGGATCGAGCCGGTGGTGGCGCGCTCGCTGCGCGCACCGCTGTCGGCGGCGCTGCTGGCCGAGCGCCTGCATCGGGAGCAGCCGCGGGCGCGGCGGATCACCACCACCATCGATGCGAACCTGCAGCGTGCGGCGGAGGATCGCGTCAGCGACTACCTCCCGCGATTGCCGCGCCACACCACCGCGGCCTTGCTGGTGGTGGACAATGCCACCCACGAGGCGCGGGTGTATCTGGGTACCAGCGACTTCGCCGATCCGGACCGCCACGGCTACGTCGACATGGTGCAGGCGCCGCGCTCGCCCGGTTCCACGCTCAAGCCGTTTCTCTACGGACTCGCACTGGACGACGGGCTGATCACGTCGGAGAGCCTGCTGGTGGACGCGCCACAGGATTTCGACGGTTACCAGCCGGGCAATTTCGACGAGGCGTTCTCCGGTCCGGTCGGCGTGGCCGAGGCGCTGCAGCGTTCGCTCAACGTGCCGGCGGTGGACGTGCTCGACCGGGTCGGTCCGAACCGCTTCGTCGCGCGGCTGGCGGCCGGTGGCGTGGACCTTGGCCTGCCGGCGGGAGCGAAGCCGAACCTGTCGATCATACTCGGTGGTGCGGCGACCACGCTGGAGAACCTGGTGGGTGCTTACTCGGCGTTTGCCGATCGCGGCGTCGCCGCGGCTCCGCGCTACACCCGGCAGCAGCCGCTGCAGGCTCGGCGTCTGCTGTCGCCGGGTGCGGCGTGGATCATCCGCGACATCCTCGCGCACAACCCGGCCGACGTGGAGGGTGCGCCGCTGGCCGGCGCCGTGAATCGCCATGCCGCGGTGGCCTGGAAGACCGGTACCAGCTACGGCTATCGCGATGCGTGGGCGATCGGTGTCACCGACCAGTTCACCATCGGCGTGTGGATCGGCCGCCCGGACGGCACGCCGTCGCCGGGCCAGTACGGCGCGGTCACCGCCTTGCCGCTGCTGTTCCGGATTGCCGACATGCTGCCCGCGCGTGGCGCAGCGGTGCGCTTCGCCCAGCCGGCCAGCGTGCGCTCGCAGGTGATCTGCTGGCCACTCGGCAGCGCGCAGGCCGACACCGATCCCACCCAGTGCCGTCAGCGGCGCACGGCCTGGGTGCTCGATGGCGTCGTGCCACCGACCTTTGCCGAGCGCGGGCTGGATGCCTGGTCCGCGGGCCTGCTGAGCTTGCGGGTGGACGGCAAGGGCAGGCGCCTCAGCGCGACCTGCCGGGGGCAGGGCGAGCATGTCGAGCGCATCGCGCGCTGGCCTGCGCTGGCCTCGCCCTGGCTCGATGCCGACGATCGCGCAGCCTCCGACCTGCCGCCGCTGGCGCCGGGCTGTCCGGCAGACTCGCTGGACGACGGAGAGCCGATCCGCATTGCCGGCATCGCCAACGGCACACGCCTGCGCCGTGCGCCGAACAGCAGCGAGCCGCTGCGGGTGACCCTGCGTGCGCTGGGTGCCAGCGGCACTGTGCAGTGGCTGCTGGACGGCCGCCTGCAGGGCACCACGCAGGATACGCACAGCATTCTGCTGCAGCTCGGCCAGCCCGGGGGGCATACCATCACCGCGCTCAGTGCAAGGGGCGCGTGGAGTTCGCTGCGGGTCGACGTCGCCGCACCCTGA